The Ictidomys tridecemlineatus isolate mIctTri1 chromosome 6, mIctTri1.hap1, whole genome shotgun sequence genome includes a region encoding these proteins:
- the Kdelr3 gene encoding ER lumen protein-retaining receptor 3, whose product MNVFRILGDLSHLLAMILLLGKIWRSKCCAGISGKSQILFALVFTTRYLDLFTNFISIYNTVMKVVFLLCAYVTVYMIYGKFRKTFDIENDTFRLEFLLVPVIGLSFLENYSFTPLEILWTFSIYLESVAILPQLFMISKTGEAETITTHYLFFLGLYRALYLANWIRRYQTENFYDQIAVVSGVVQTIFYCDFFYLYVTKVLKGKKLSLPMPI is encoded by the exons ATGAACGTGTTCCGAATCCTCGGCGACCTGAGCCACCTCCTGGCCATGATCTTGCTCCTGGGGAAGATCTGGAGGTCCAAGTGCTGCGCGG GCATCTCTGGGAAGAGCCAGATCCTTTTCGCCCTCGTCTTCACCACGAGGTACCTGGACCTCTTCACCAACTTCATCTCCATCTACAACACTGTCATGAAG GTGGTTTTCCTCCTCTGTGCTTATGTCACAGTGTACATGATCTATGGGAAATTTCGGAAAACATTTGACATCGAGAATGACACATTCCGCCTGGAGTTTCTTCTGGTCCCTGTCATTGGCCTTTCCTTCCTGGAGAACTACAGTTTTACACCTCTGGAG ATCCTCTGGACCTTCTCCATCTACCTGGAGTCAGTGGCCATCCTGCCCCAGCTTTTCATGATCAGCAAGACTGGGGAGGCCGAGACCATCACCACTCACTACTTGTTCTTCTTGGGACTCTACCGGGCCCTCTACCTGGCCAACTGGATCAGGCGGTACCAGACCGAGAACTTCTATGACCAGATTGCGGTGGTGTCAGGAGTGGTGCAAACCATCTTCTACTGTGATTTCTTCTACCTGTATGTGACCAAAG tACTTAAAGGAAAGAAGTTAAGTCTTCCAATGCCAATCTGA